From Spirosoma aerolatum, one genomic window encodes:
- a CDS encoding DUF4625 domain-containing protein, which produces MKLTKFPFLAIALSASVLFSCEKEEPADLVKPEVKTFELGTSNSQQAYAGKDIHIASELVAVNTISNIQVKITQKSNVTYASKWQKDTTYTGVYANVKNTTFHEHIIIPVTAGTGMYDFTMLVKDTKGGVTEVKKDLEILSLSDFTPPVITVTAAPANGATFKKGDVISIKGTVTEDKGIGIVYVGLLREDQKISDTSLNSTNSISLALGYDFKTPTMAYPFDANITVGAAKDMFKDITGTNAWQSGKYYLIVVATNAYGANYVVSPHYPITINY; this is translated from the coding sequence ATGAAGTTGACTAAATTCCCCTTTCTGGCGATTGCCCTTTCGGCATCGGTGCTGTTCTCCTGCGAAAAGGAAGAGCCTGCTGATCTTGTTAAACCTGAAGTGAAGACGTTTGAGCTGGGCACCTCCAACAGCCAGCAGGCCTACGCCGGTAAAGACATCCATATTGCGTCCGAGCTGGTAGCTGTCAATACGATCAGTAACATTCAGGTGAAGATTACGCAGAAAAGCAATGTAACGTATGCCTCGAAATGGCAAAAGGACACGACCTATACAGGCGTGTATGCCAATGTCAAGAATACTACGTTCCATGAGCACATCATTATACCGGTTACCGCAGGTACAGGCATGTACGATTTTACGATGCTGGTAAAGGATACTAAAGGCGGAGTAACGGAGGTAAAAAAAGATCTCGAGATTTTGTCCCTGAGTGATTTTACGCCCCCGGTCATTACCGTTACCGCTGCCCCTGCCAACGGCGCAACCTTTAAGAAAGGCGATGTTATTTCGATAAAAGGTACGGTTACCGAAGACAAAGGAATTGGTATCGTTTACGTGGGCCTGCTTCGGGAGGATCAAAAAATAAGCGACACCAGTCTAAACTCGACAAACTCGATTTCACTGGCCCTGGGGTACGATTTTAAAACGCCCACGATGGCCTACCCGTTTGACGCCAATATCACCGTTGGGGCGGCTAAGGACATGTTCAAGGATATCACGGGTACTAACGCCTGGCAATCCGGCAAGTATTACCTAATCGTCGTAGCGACCAACGCCTATGGCGCCAATTACGTCGTGTCTCCGCATTATCCCATTACAATCAATTATTGA